A region of the Centropristis striata isolate RG_2023a ecotype Rhode Island chromosome 20, C.striata_1.0, whole genome shotgun sequence genome:
CACAACAGGCCGTAAACACGCgtttaaatgagaaaaatgcAATGGAGTTGGAAGATGCCTCTCCTGAACATCAACTCAAATCTAAACAGCAGTGTGTGAACAACACTGAAGACAAGGAAAATACTGCAGTGCCCTCCACAACCAGCACTCCAGGTAGGTAACACAACCAGTGTGGGACTCCATGTTTTCACAATGGGGCATTATGTTTCTGGCACGTTTTCTAAGATCCATACCGCAAGATTAGTGGACAGGTtgtcaaaaaaaacagaatcagtAGTTGCATTGTAAAACActctattttcattttgatagtAGAAAAGAAGTttgttgttataaaaaaaatcatgtcagCATATTTATACCTCACACCTTAATTAAGATTTATTGTCACCTGTTTACTTTgtgcaataatatatatatactttccaTTTCTTTCTATCTTTGGTTGGAGTATCTGTAGTGAAACCCAATAAactatttctgattctgatctcTTAAAAACGTACACTGTTGAATGTTGAATGTTGAAACATTCAACATTCAAGCACCTTTACTTCCGTAAAGGTGCTTAGTacctcataaaataaaaaaactactgAGAGAGGCTACAGTTTCAGGTGCTTTGAGTATCAACAATatattatacatgtttttaatctggtacatttatttaacaacaaaaGTTTAAAACTGGACTAATTAATTAAGCATCATCAATTTAGCAGCACAACATTTTGAGTCTATAGTCGACAGTATTTACTATTGTCAAGTTGTTTTACAGGCACAGGTTTAGCATATTTTTGattacaaaatacaaacatcAACAGGAATATATAACCCAATAACGTATAACACCAAAATTAGCCCCATCCTGACAAGCTGCATTACAATACTGGATACAACTCTATTTGAAGGAGTGTGCATAAGTCTGACATGACACCTGTCATGAACATGAAGGACTCTTTATGAATGATTATGACTGTTGTCATAAAGTGTCATTCGATCATTTATGGAGGGGGTTTATAGGGTCTCTGTACTTAACCAAAACTCTGAATGCAGGACATCTCCTGATAATAGAGTATTTGCTACTTATGCAATAAGTAGagtatctgaatattttttacaccaCAAGCAGACCGTAGCTATTTGTTAAGTTTAGGTGGGGACACTGGCCTGGTGACATTTCATGAATATATTTAGCTGAAATTGGGTAAGGCTGGGAGTGTTGCTTACTATAATGAAATTATTCTGGTCCTTATTTGAACAGACAACACCCAAGAAGAAGACACTTCTGGTCAGAGAAGTTCGCAGGTTTCCAGTCAACAGCAGCAAAACGGAGAGGACAATGACTCTGAGGTGTTGAAAAGAGCGCAGGAGGAAGGCCGTGTGAACGTGATTTTCCCCGGCACTGTAACTCAGGAAGGCTGCTGCCGCTTCGTCAGCGAGATCCTCAAGTGCATTCTCTATCAGAGACAGCAACTACCTATGACGTATGACCAGCTGGTGTACTCCCAGAAGAAACAGCAAGCCACAATGCAGGcgagtataaatgtgtgtgtatgcacagTGCACATCAAATGTTGGAGTTTGAAATTAATTAAACgtgtttgctgttttgtttttcaggatAAAGACATGGTGAGTCGGAGGCCGATGCAGTCTGCAGACATGGACTGGCGCAAGTGTCAACAGACCCTCCAGGAGCTAGAGGAGGTGCTGCAACAGCTGGAGGTGCTTTTTTCACTCAGCAGGGTGCCCCGCGTGCTGCTGCTTATGGGTGGCTCCCTCATCCTCCCCAAAGAGCTGTATGAGATCAACATGGAGGCTCTGGTATCAGCTGGTGGAGATCAGTGTCTACGGGTGTCCTCATGCTTAAGGCAACTCTTCCGTACTCTTTTTGTGGCTGATCTGTTGTCTGACACCAAAGCTGTTCGTTTAATGCCCACCACAGTCTTGGCGCTGGCACACAGGGATTGCGGTGTAGGTTGGTTTCGCCCTAAATTACAATTTAAAGTGCCAACCCGTGTAAAGAACAAAATTATTGCTTTGTCTACTGATCCCAGCATCTGTAAGGAACCAAGGGCACAAGAGTCAGACTGGCAGGATTATGTGTGGTTTCAGGCACCTATGGCTATCAAGGGCTGTGGCAACTGAGCCCAAAAGTTGAGGAGCACGTATATTGGAGCTCTCTTACTGGAGCCTGTATActacaattacattttaatggaGATTCAACTGAATTTTGAATTGAGctgtgcatattttaatgaataatgGGTTGCCGTTTTCTCTACTTGTGATTAAAAGTATGTCCCTTAAATCAATTAGTGGGTTTATTGACACAAGCAAAATGTGTGTTATGCTTTTTTATACTTTTGAAATACTCACTGTTTTTTAAGAGGCTTTGTTGCCATGATatcattgtgtttatttgtttatatttatgaagaatgttttacatgttttgcATAAAATATCAATGTTTGAGAATGTTAAACACAGAACAACACACAATATTGGtgcaatatattttaatgagcgttaattttaaagttttaatgcaTTATATTGCTTTCTTGAATCCAATATTTGGATACATTGGTGTGCAAGTATCTAtgtatatgtttacatttattaaaatattaaaaatgagtGCTACAATTTTGGAGGCAATCAACAAATGAGATACATAGTAGCATTAAAACAAACTTGAACATGAATGTGCGTTTTTATCCCacttaaaatcaccaatcaaaATCAAACACAACTGCAACAATAAAGAACAGATAATtcaattaataattaacttcAGTCTGAGAGTGCATCAACAGGTTCAGAACTCCTCCACTTTTTTGACAAACTGGATGAGGTCTTTAGCTAGCAGCTGGGGCTCCTCAAAGGCAGCAAAGTGACCACCTCGTGGCATGAAAGTGTAGGAGTAGATGTTCCGATACTTAGTTTGTGCCCATGACTTGGGGCAATGCATCAGCTCCCCAGGGAAGGCTGCAAGTCCAGTGGGAACAAATATCCCAGTCCTAAAACAAAGAGGAAACTCAATGAGAGATCTAACATGATAAGATAATAAGGTTGTTAAAGCAAAGGCCACAGTTTTGATAGCGTGAACATCTGGCCACATACTTTGCATCCACTCTATGGTCAGGATTACTCTTTAAGTTCTCTTTGTAGAAGCGCATGGAGGAGACTATGGAGCCTGTGGTCCAGTAGATCATGACATTGGTCAAGAGTTCATCCAGGCTGAATTTCCTGTTCAGATGCagacatttattcattaattataGCCAGCAACAATCACATAGACCTTGCTGAATACAATTTCTGTGCAGTGAATTCCCTCTTGTACCTCTCCAGCCCACCATCAGGCAGATCTCTGTTTCTCATATCAGTCCAGGTGGAGAACTTCTCCAGAATGTAGGCCGCCAAGCCTACAGGAGAGTCATTCACTCCGCAGCCTGTACACGCAATAAACAAGCATACTGAGATTATAAAATATCAGCAAACATTTGCTGGTTTCAGGTTTAACTTTGACCTGTTCACAGTATCAATATGATGATCAGAATCTGTTCCTTAGCTGTGTAATGTTCCCACCTGCAGTGTCTGGTTTAGTGGCCTGAATGTGAAGGTAGCCTGATTCCTTGAGGATGTTCCAGACATTCTTCTCAAAGAAAGGGAACATCCGGCGAACATCTTCTCGAGTTAAACCCACGAGGAAGGGAAGATAGGGACCAATGATGAGAGACAACATCACTTTGAACCCCCTTCTTGAGTTCAACATGTTTAAGTGGAGTCCTTTCACACATCTGGAAAAGATTgcaaaaactgtttattttactaAAGATTTATAGGCTTTATTTTAATCTGTATTAAATGCAGATTTATAGCTTTAAATGcaagttttttcatgtttttactttGGCAAAACGTCCTGTACTTTTCCAGCTTTTGAGGAATGTGTTGTGTCAGTAGATTTGGTAATTTGTTCTATTTGCACACTGCAAACATTGTTTCGCAACTTATGTACGAATGTCACAATGctgccttttaaaaaacaagtgGTTGGTGGAAATTCCACTGCAGCGATTACTTAAATGTTAGGGCTTGTTTTGCTGTCTTACTGAGGCTTCATCTGTGCCATGTTAGTGGTGATGAGGGAGCCCCAGTCTCCTCCCTGCAGATAGAACTGGGAGAATCCTAAACGCTCCATCAGCGTCAGGAAAACGCGTGCAGCAGCGAGACTGTCAAATcctgaaaaaataaaggaaacatatcTATAAACATCTGCTGCTCAAACttaaatacatacatgcatttaGAATACTTTACCTTGTTTATGAGGGGCTTCTGAGTAGCCGTAGCCAGGGATGGAGGGGCATATGACCTCAAATGTTACACCATCCTGGTTCTCTGTGAGAAGTGGCAGAATCTTGTAGAACTCATAGAAGGAGCCTGGCCAGCCGTGAACAAGCATCAGCGGCAGAACCTTCTGATTCTGGCGGTGTGGTGGTCGCACATGGATGAAGTGCACATCCAAGCCTGCGTTAAAGCAAAAGCATTATTGTGACAAGAAAAGAATATAGTGGGGATTGATTATttgccaaatattaaattattactCCAAAGCGGAGCAAGCCCTGTGTGTACCTTCTATTTTAGTTTTGAAGTGTGGATACTTGTTAAGAACTGACACCTGCTTTTTCCAGTCAAACTTGTGTCTCCAATAGGAAACCACTTTCTTGAGATAAGTGGAATTGAAGCCATACTGGAAGCCGCTATCTTCTAAAGGATCACTGTAACGCATTCTGTCAATGCGCTTATGAAGGTCCTGTTGAATAAGAACACTTTATTAGTTCACATCAACATGTTACTGTGTTATTATCAGTAGTTTTAATCTGATGAAACGTTTAATGAACACTTCAAAATGACCTCAATCTCTTTATCTGAGGTTTGCACTGTAAAGGGATAGATTTTAGTATCCTCTGACAGTGGCTTCTCTCCTGCTCCAAACCATCCTTCACCAAGTGGGATACTTTTCACTTGTCTTCGTTTGTGCACCATGTATGCCAGTATACCCCCTGCTGCTACAGCTGAGCCGATAAGGAGACGCTGTTGGACGACATCCATGCCGCAGAAAGTTTCcctgcaaaatatgaaaaactttGAGAAAGACTCATTGGAGATCATTTGAATCTCGTATATCATGCATATTTATATCTCGATCTAATGTGAGTTAAAGTCTTCTTACTTTAAAACCTGCAGTCTGTGCATTGTGCAATTCCAAAAGTTACCGCCCACAGGTGATATATATTACACCTACAGCAGGACAAAggttaaaatgtttcatttccgCATCGTGCTTCAAAAGTTGAGTAAAAACATGTCTAAATCAAATTATATTCCATTTTAACATACCTTGTTTATCCCTTTTTAAGTGTGCCTTCAGAAAATGTTAGACTTTCTGCTGCGGGATTCTGCGGTGTACAAAACGAACACACTAGCGACTGTCTGGGCGGTGAACCGACCATACAGCCTGTGGAACcgacagggagggaggggccACAGACTGTTGATTGGGTGCGAGACGTGCCACTCCCCTTGCACAAAACAGTCGTGACGTCTTTGTTTATATAACGGGGAGGTAACGACgagctgttgttttgttgtattgAGTCCGGAGATACAGAAACATGATGTGGAAGATTATGTTGCCGGTTATTGCGGCGGTTTTGTCCGTCGGGTCAGCAGCTTTGGTAGGGGGATGGAGAGACATCAGTAACGATGACGAAGGGATGCGATCCGCTCTCAACTCCGCCGTCGTCGAACACAACAGGCGCTCCAACGACATGTACCTCAGCCAAGTGTCTGAAGTGGTCAAGGCTCAGAGCCAGGTTAGTAGCCTAATGTTTCATTTGGACTCGTAGGTGTCTAGAGACGTTATTTTAAAGACCTTGAGAAGTTAAGCCAATCCAGTTCACGGGCAGGCCGCGGCGTGATATTAGCCATTAAAGGGACAGGTCACTCCAAAATCAAAATAGGCCTTCATATTCTTCCTCTTACTCCACTTAAAATAAGTCTCTTCCAGGAAATCATGAACCACCCAGTAACTCAAAAGAACCAGGTCACGACTTCAGCAAAGAAACATTGCAGTGGAGTTTTTCAAGAGTTGTATTTAAGTGGCTCTTTAATTTAGCCCATAGTTGTCTATTTCCATTATATTTAAGCTTATAAATAGCACTAGATCATgagaaaaagatatatttttaattttgggaTAAGGTGCCCCTTGACAGTAACAGTAGGCCACTAATGGTTGAGTCTTACTCCATAGTTACCTGAACTCTCAGAGCGTATTCAGTGATTCATCTCTTTACTTAGACACTGTAAACATGGATCCTGGCAGTACTTGGCAGTGATGTAACATGTCTGGCCCTTTTGAATACAAACACCCTAATCCAATCAAATCCCATCCTGTCCCGTCAAGATTTCACAGTTGTAAAGCTTTTTTGACTCTCTAAACCTGTTCTAAGCTAATTTGTGGTGAAGCATTTGTTTTGCTGCAGATCAGGCTATTCAACAgtagtcatttagtcatttaacaGTAATTTTGTTTGAAACACAAAGTATGTGAGTATGTAGCTGAACCAGatcattgtgtgttttggtgttgactttattgatattttattgaCACAGGAATAAAAGTCTTTTGGGTGGTGAACTTATTTAAAGCTAAACTTGAATATAATGGCTGCCAGTTTTGCCttgattttgtacatttaaatattgctcgcacaattttttttattttttatttatttaaataaataaataaaaaagtttcttgtttttttattttaaggttacttggtttttattttactatcactggttttatttaactgttatttatacCTCACGTATAACAGTAGTCATTTAACAGTAATTTCGCTGCTGTATGATTGCTAAAGTAAAGTGCTTTATCGTTAAGGTTAACGATGATCTGTACTGTCATGACCCACCCACTTCTCCTTACAGGTGGTTTCTGGCATCAGGTACCGCATCACTGTGAGAATGGGAAAGACCCCTTGCAGAAAGGGGAGCGTAAGTGAAGTGTGCGCTGTCCACCAAGACCCAGAACAGGCTCAGGTAAGGACTTTATAACTGCTTACCATTCTGTACTTtcaccatttttattttcttctctggTTTCCACAAGTCTCAATAGCTACTTTATGCTGATGACATGCAATTTAAGGCAAAAATCACATAGATTTTCTCATGCTACTTTATTTGAATATaacatttaatgacattttccCTTCGACGGTAGACCACAAACAAATCAGATTATGAACAATTGTAAACTTGCCCTCTCTGAACCATCAAGCTGTGTTTGTCATTGCcacgacagagagagagaagtgagaATGAAAGTAGTGTTAAGGGAGGGGGACAGTCTAGCAAAGATGTTACATCATGGTCTATTTTAGCTAGATTAAGTTAATTATTCATCATTAGCCTATTGATATTGATAATCCACTTTAACTTAATTTACTTAAATGAAGTCAGATCCTTTAATAATCATgatcaatagccgtgtttccattaaagtctaatcgaattttgaagcgaaattttaaaatgttgcattaaagaaaatgccatCAACTGGGTTGGATCAAATAAAcgaagctgcataaacatactttcgTCAGAAGATTGCAGTATAATATATTACTGtgggctaatctgtcagtaaatgGCAGTAGAAGAAAagattgagcaagagaaaaaaaataagttgcTTATCAGACAACTTTGGTCATCCATGAGAGAAATtcggcaacttataattgttctttcattttAACTGGTCTTGACCAGAAAcggctgatcagtcatgtgagttaaatgttcgctacgctTATTCGCAAAAAGCGTTTCAATCTCCCATTTAGCGCATTTACTATTtatcgaaaaagacaaaaaccacctcaagcgagcgtaaACTTTTATGAGCAATTATGAGcaaggtttttttaaatgttggtgtTTCCATAAAACACGCCTTTGAACGTGGGGATTACGTCTTAATCATGCCCTcttaaaaaccaaaacaaatgctgtttattttttactgtgatAATCTCAATAATTACATGCTTTAGGctggtttatttaaaaagatgtgtctttttgtcttcctCAGGTTCACTTGTGCACATTTACCATGTGGAGCCAACCATGGCTGAGTAGGATGGAGCTGGTGAAGCAGGAGTGCTAGAAAGATAACTACGCAGGAAATCTTCAGTGTTGGCACTGTTTGCAGAATAACCTTCATACAGAGCAATATGTATTTTCCCTCTGGAAGAGTATTCCCATTTATATTTGCTGCCCATGCAACTTCATTGTATTCTACTAGACTGTATACCTTATGAAACTCGCAATGTTTCACAGTAACCAATAGGGTATAGCAATGTAAAGGTTCATTAACTTTTAGAGGAGCAactttataatgcattattgcTAAACCAAGCAAAGTATTACAAGCCAcatgctgttttaaaatgaaattaaagtaCAAAATGAGCTTAATTAAATGTGTCCATGTGTATTATATTTTTGCTGTCCTGACCAGAgtaatttattagttttggAAAGAGTACAGAAAagtttttg
Encoded here:
- the mad2l1bp gene encoding MAD2L1-binding protein — its product is MMQCEKHPARTFKTMAENSNIVKLTSNCEGTENAPAIKSGDNGITRRLSFSSETDVSSLEEPNMTRKVLTLQSVPDDSNSSTPEQLSQQAVNTRLNEKNAMELEDASPEHQLKSKQQCVNNTEDKENTAVPSTTSTPDNTQEEDTSGQRSSQVSSQQQQNGEDNDSEVLKRAQEEGRVNVIFPGTVTQEGCCRFVSEILKCILYQRQQLPMTYDQLVYSQKKQQATMQDKDMVSRRPMQSADMDWRKCQQTLQELEEVLQQLEVLFSLSRVPRVLLLMGGSLILPKELYEINMEALVSAGGDQCLRVSSCLRQLFRTLFVADLLSDTKAVRLMPTTVLALAHRDCGVGWFRPKLQFKVPTRVKNKIIALSTDPSICKEPRAQESDWQDYVWFQAPMAIKGCGN
- the ephx5 gene encoding epoxide hydrolase 1, encoding MHRLQVLKETFCGMDVVQQRLLIGSAVAAGGILAYMVHKRRQVKSIPLGEGWFGAGEKPLSEDTKIYPFTVQTSDKEIEDLHKRIDRMRYSDPLEDSGFQYGFNSTYLKKVVSYWRHKFDWKKQVSVLNKYPHFKTKIEGLDVHFIHVRPPHRQNQKVLPLMLVHGWPGSFYEFYKILPLLTENQDGVTFEVICPSIPGYGYSEAPHKQGFDSLAAARVFLTLMERLGFSQFYLQGGDWGSLITTNMAQMKPQCVKGLHLNMLNSRRGFKVMLSLIIGPYLPFLVGLTREDVRRMFPFFEKNVWNILKESGYLHIQATKPDTAGCGVNDSPVGLAAYILEKFSTWTDMRNRDLPDGGLERKFSLDELLTNVMIYWTTGSIVSSMRFYKENLKSNPDHRVDAKTGIFVPTGLAAFPGELMHCPKSWAQTKYRNIYSYTFMPRGGHFAAFEEPQLLAKDLIQFVKKVEEF
- the cst3 gene encoding cystatin C (amyloid angiopathy and cerebral hemorrhage), producing MMWKIMLPVIAAVLSVGSAALVGGWRDISNDDEGMRSALNSAVVEHNRRSNDMYLSQVSEVVKAQSQVVSGIRYRITVRMGKTPCRKGSVSEVCAVHQDPEQAQVHLCTFTMWSQPWLSRMELVKQEC